The proteins below come from a single Sphingomonas carotinifaciens genomic window:
- the flhA gene encoding flagellar biosynthesis protein FlhA: MALPAAILLLVIVMMVPIPPALLDIFFVANIAISLLVLMVALNAQKPLDFSAFPTVLLFATLFRLGLNVASTRIVLVHGHEGESAAGHVIEAFGTFLIGGDYVVGLFVFAILMIINLIVVTKGAGRVSEVSARFTLDALPGKQMAIDADLNAGLITPDEAKARRVEVSTEADFYGSMDGSSKFVKGDAVAAMLILAANIIGGLILGPVSHGMGIGDAARTYILLAIGDALVAQLPSLMLSIAAAAIVTRVSSDKDLAGQIGSQFAASRTWTPVAGILGLLGILPGMPHLVILPAAAIAGFAAWKLRQIERRPVPPPAAPVAEPVDQSRIGWDEVTETMQVNIDIGYGLVPLVDQRRGSPLMARITGVRRQLSKELGFVVPQARVRDDINLAPYTYRLIINGVIVGEDQVSPDEMLALNTGQGVGYLNGKTAKDPTFGLDATWIAKGDADAATGMGYLVVDPGTVMATHLNHVLGSNAAELLGPDEVQALLDGLKETAAQLAGSLSPNPLPLTTLTQVLKGLLSENIALKEFRRIASAIAVAAQKTLDAEEIVELIRPRLGSLIIQKLCGPREPLRVMTLDGHLEALLGQAVRGDASRRHVIDPDLGRRITDSLSHAAQPLIAEARPFALVVQPSVRIAMRKLLRTVLPDTPVLSFFEVPEEKAVEVVAVIGAPQALAA; encoded by the coding sequence ATGGCGCTGCCCGCCGCAATCCTGCTCCTCGTCATCGTGATGATGGTGCCGATCCCGCCGGCGTTGCTCGACATCTTCTTTGTCGCCAACATCGCGATCAGCCTGCTCGTGCTGATGGTCGCGCTCAATGCGCAAAAGCCGCTCGACTTCTCGGCCTTTCCGACCGTTCTCCTCTTCGCGACGCTGTTCCGCCTCGGCCTGAACGTCGCCTCCACCCGCATCGTCCTCGTTCACGGGCATGAGGGCGAGAGCGCGGCGGGTCATGTGATCGAGGCGTTCGGCACCTTTCTGATCGGCGGCGACTATGTCGTCGGTCTGTTCGTCTTCGCGATCCTGATGATCATCAACCTGATCGTCGTGACCAAGGGTGCGGGCCGCGTGTCCGAGGTGTCCGCGCGCTTCACCCTCGATGCGCTGCCCGGCAAGCAGATGGCGATCGACGCCGACCTGAACGCCGGCCTGATCACCCCGGACGAGGCCAAGGCGCGCCGCGTCGAGGTGTCCACCGAGGCCGATTTCTACGGCTCGATGGACGGTTCGTCCAAGTTCGTGAAGGGCGACGCGGTCGCCGCGATGCTGATCCTGGCCGCCAACATCATCGGCGGCCTGATCCTGGGCCCGGTCAGCCACGGCATGGGGATCGGCGACGCCGCGCGCACCTATATCCTGCTCGCGATCGGCGACGCGCTGGTCGCGCAGCTGCCCTCGCTCATGCTCTCCATCGCCGCCGCCGCGATCGTCACCCGCGTGTCGTCCGACAAGGATCTCGCCGGCCAGATCGGCTCGCAGTTCGCCGCGTCGCGCACCTGGACGCCGGTCGCCGGCATCCTCGGGCTGCTCGGCATCCTCCCCGGCATGCCGCACCTCGTGATCCTGCCCGCCGCCGCCATCGCCGGCTTCGCCGCCTGGAAGCTGCGCCAGATCGAACGCCGCCCGGTACCGCCCCCCGCCGCTCCGGTAGCCGAGCCGGTCGACCAGAGCCGCATCGGCTGGGACGAAGTGACCGAGACCATGCAGGTCAACATCGACATCGGCTACGGCCTCGTCCCCCTCGTCGACCAGCGCCGCGGCTCCCCCCTGATGGCCCGCATCACCGGCGTCCGCCGCCAGCTCTCCAAGGAACTGGGCTTCGTCGTGCCGCAGGCGCGCGTGCGCGACGACATCAATCTGGCGCCCTACACCTACCGCCTGATCATCAACGGCGTCATCGTCGGCGAGGACCAGGTCTCGCCCGACGAGATGCTGGCCCTCAACACCGGCCAGGGTGTCGGCTACCTCAACGGCAAGACCGCCAAGGACCCGACCTTCGGCCTGGACGCGACCTGGATCGCCAAGGGCGACGCCGATGCCGCGACCGGCATGGGCTATCTGGTGGTCGACCCCGGCACCGTGATGGCGACCCACCTCAACCATGTGCTCGGCTCCAACGCCGCCGAACTGCTCGGCCCCGACGAGGTCCAGGCGCTGCTCGACGGGCTGAAGGAAACCGCCGCCCAGCTCGCCGGCTCGCTCAGCCCCAACCCGCTCCCCCTCACCACCCTCACGCAAGTGCTCAAGGGCCTGCTTTCGGAGAACATCGCCTTGAAGGAGTTCCGCCGTATCGCCAGCGCGATCGCCGTCGCGGCGCAAAAGACGCTGGATGCCGAGGAAATCGTCGAGCTGATCCGGCCGCGCCTCGGCTCGCTGATCATCCAGAAGCTGTGCGGCCCGCGCGAACCCTTGCGCGTGATGACGCTCGACGGCCATCTGGAGGCGCTGTTGGGGCAGGCGGTGCGCGGCGACGCCAGCCGCCGCCATGTGATCGACCCCGATCTCGGCCGCCGCATCACCGACTCGCTGTCCCACGCCGCGCAGCCGCTGATCGCCGAGGCGCGTCCCTTCGCCCTCGTCGTGCAGCCCAGCGTCCGCATCGCGATGCGCAAGCTGCTGCGCACCGTGCTGCCCGATACGCCCGTCCTGTCCTTCTTCGAGGTGCCCGAAGAAAAGGCCGTCGAAGTCGTCGCCGTCATCGGCGCTCCGCAGGCGCTGGCGGCATGA
- a CDS encoding sigma-70 family RNA polymerase sigma factor, which yields MSALPMQQAFHDAPALDGAPLTYKPMKRAGGDADALIRQHLQLVRRIAWHVHGSMSSLVEVEDLVQVGLVALVEAAATFEERGVAFRQYLATRLRGAMIDELRRQATTTRGAMRRRRQYHEAVGALTTPGGQAPTDAAVAAKLGVTVDRLRADYATAEAVRFEPIDELYADDLPWFADDTPDAFEQLADGALRDALIQAIGALPEREALVIQLYYVEELNLEEIGQVIGVGAARVCQIKGAAHARLKKALAAQR from the coding sequence ATGAGCGCGCTCCCCATGCAGCAGGCGTTCCACGACGCCCCCGCCCTTGACGGCGCACCCCTGACCTACAAGCCGATGAAGCGCGCCGGGGGCGATGCTGATGCGCTGATCCGCCAGCATCTCCAACTCGTCCGCCGCATCGCGTGGCATGTGCATGGCAGCATGTCGAGCTTGGTGGAGGTGGAGGATCTGGTCCAGGTCGGCCTCGTCGCGCTGGTCGAGGCCGCCGCCACTTTCGAGGAACGCGGCGTCGCCTTCCGCCAGTATCTCGCCACCCGCCTGCGCGGCGCGATGATCGACGAACTCCGTCGGCAGGCGACCACCACGCGCGGCGCGATGCGTCGCCGGCGGCAATATCACGAGGCGGTGGGCGCGCTCACCACGCCGGGCGGCCAGGCCCCGACCGATGCCGCCGTCGCGGCCAAGCTGGGTGTCACCGTCGACCGCCTGCGCGCCGATTATGCGACGGCCGAGGCGGTGCGGTTCGAGCCGATCGACGAACTCTATGCCGACGACCTCCCCTGGTTCGCCGACGACACGCCCGACGCCTTCGAACAACTCGCCGACGGGGCGCTCCGCGACGCGCTGATCCAGGCGATCGGCGCACTGCCCGAGCGCGAGGCGCTGGTCATCCAGCTTTATTATGTCGAGGAACTGAACCTGGAGGAAATCGGCCAGGTGATCGGCGTCGGCGCCGCGCGCGTCTGCCAGATCAAGGGCGCGGCGCACGCCCGCCTGAAAAAGGCCCTCGCCGCACAGCGCTGA
- a CDS encoding AcrB/AcrD/AcrF family protein → MKEASLGRLEAGFDRHWKLLTLIAWAAVTAWFVYDRWNQIRWMSLGDTDDNMRLMQVRAWLGGQGWYDLRQYRLNPPVGFDIHWSRLVDLPIAGLILFFRLFTSNSWAERLAVGIAPLIPLSITMLALGATVRRLIAPAAWPLAIAFLLGTAATMLMFMPERIDHHGWQLAMLSVTVAGLCDPQARRGGMMVGLASAASLTIGLEMLPYAAMAGAIIALRWVWDRGEAPRLGIYALTLGGGSAAGFVAFASNANYAMRCDALTPVWLSVTMAAGALLFVLARVNPASRGARLSLALVAGGGIAIGFAMLFPQCLTRPEQVSPELQRNWLNNVREAKPIYKHPLRMALPIIVLPLIGLFGAIWATWAARATRVAGSWAAVTLFTAFACMMLLWQARAGPAAQLLAVPGAAALGWLILPWFLNHRLLVVRVGGTVAGFLLVSGLFAGLAIKWFPIDRPKAYAKRVNAATGNCMRTTVLSRLNRYPAQTVFTFVDLGPRLIVTTHHSAIAGPYHRNGDAILDVQHAFQGSEAQARGIMKRHGATLLLLCPNMSESTNYRARAPGSFYDRMASGWVPGWLVPLPIAKGSPLRLYRIE, encoded by the coding sequence GTGAAGGAAGCATCTTTGGGTCGTCTGGAGGCCGGGTTCGATCGGCATTGGAAGCTGCTGACGCTGATCGCGTGGGCCGCGGTGACCGCCTGGTTCGTGTATGACCGCTGGAACCAGATACGCTGGATGTCGCTGGGCGATACCGACGACAATATGCGGCTGATGCAGGTGCGCGCCTGGCTGGGCGGGCAGGGCTGGTACGATTTGCGCCAGTATCGGCTGAACCCGCCGGTGGGCTTCGACATCCATTGGAGCCGCCTCGTCGACCTGCCAATCGCCGGGCTGATCCTGTTCTTTCGCCTGTTCACCAGCAATAGCTGGGCGGAGCGGCTGGCGGTCGGCATCGCGCCGCTGATCCCGCTGTCGATCACCATGCTGGCGCTGGGCGCCACGGTCCGCCGGCTGATCGCGCCGGCCGCCTGGCCGCTGGCGATCGCCTTCCTGCTCGGCACGGCGGCGACGATGCTGATGTTCATGCCCGAGCGCATCGACCATCATGGCTGGCAACTGGCGATGCTGAGCGTGACGGTGGCGGGGTTGTGCGATCCGCAAGCACGGCGCGGCGGGATGATGGTGGGGCTGGCGAGCGCGGCCTCGCTGACCATCGGGCTGGAGATGCTGCCCTATGCCGCGATGGCAGGCGCGATCATCGCCCTGCGCTGGGTATGGGACCGGGGGGAGGCGCCGCGGCTGGGCATCTATGCGCTGACGTTGGGCGGGGGAAGTGCGGCGGGCTTCGTCGCCTTCGCCTCCAACGCCAATTACGCGATGCGCTGCGACGCGCTGACCCCGGTATGGCTGTCGGTGACGATGGCGGCGGGGGCGCTGCTGTTCGTGCTGGCGCGGGTGAACCCGGCATCCAGGGGTGCACGCCTGTCACTGGCGCTGGTGGCGGGCGGGGGGATCGCGATCGGCTTTGCGATGCTGTTTCCGCAATGCCTGACGCGGCCCGAACAGGTCTCGCCCGAGCTGCAGCGCAACTGGCTGAACAATGTGCGCGAGGCCAAGCCGATCTACAAACATCCGTTGCGCATGGCGTTGCCGATCATCGTGCTGCCGCTGATCGGGCTGTTCGGCGCGATCTGGGCGACATGGGCGGCGCGCGCGACGCGGGTGGCGGGATCCTGGGCGGCGGTGACGCTGTTCACGGCCTTTGCCTGCATGATGCTGTTGTGGCAGGCGCGCGCCGGGCCAGCGGCGCAGTTGCTGGCGGTGCCCGGTGCCGCCGCGCTCGGCTGGCTGATCCTGCCCTGGTTCCTGAACCACCGGCTGCTCGTCGTGCGGGTCGGCGGCACGGTGGCGGGGTTCCTGCTCGTCTCGGGCCTGTTCGCCGGGCTGGCGATCAAGTGGTTCCCGATCGACCGGCCCAAGGCCTATGCCAAGCGCGTCAATGCGGCGACCGGCAATTGCATGCGCACCACCGTGCTGTCGCGGCTGAACCGCTATCCGGCGCAGACGGTGTTCACCTTTGTCGATTTGGGGCCGCGGTTGATCGTGACGACGCATCACAGCGCGATTGCGGGGCCCTATCACCGCAACGGCGACGCGATCCTGGACGTGCAGCATGCGTTTCAGGGATCGGAGGCGCAGGCGCGGGGCATCATGAAGCGGCACGGCGCGACGCTGTTGCTGCTGTGCCCCAACATGTCCGAATCGACCAATTACCGGGCGCGGGCGCCGGGCAGCTTCTACGACCGGATGGCCAGCGGCTGGGTGCCGGGCTGGCTGGTGCCGCTGCCGATCGCCAAGGGCTCGCCGCTCCGGCTGTACCGGATCGAGTGA
- a CDS encoding GtrA family protein, whose translation MRQDGVALVQRMERLRASGIVGQLVRFAIVGGLSAVIYSAVYLPLATWALPPRRAWLAVFPAFAVAVAFGFVFHSRWSFKGHGTRDEGPGQQVKFVAVQASGMVLNAVFTWVITGWLGGPVWLPLVPAVTVTPLVTYVINRQWVFG comes from the coding sequence TTGAGACAAGACGGGGTCGCACTGGTGCAACGGATGGAGCGGCTACGGGCGAGCGGCATCGTCGGCCAGCTCGTGCGCTTCGCGATCGTCGGCGGCCTGTCCGCGGTGATCTACTCCGCGGTCTATCTGCCGCTCGCCACCTGGGCACTGCCGCCGCGGCGCGCATGGCTGGCGGTGTTCCCGGCCTTTGCGGTCGCGGTGGCCTTCGGCTTCGTCTTCCATTCGCGCTGGAGCTTCAAGGGCCATGGCACGCGGGACGAGGGGCCGGGCCAGCAGGTGAAGTTCGTCGCGGTGCAGGCATCGGGCATGGTGCTGAACGCGGTTTTCACCTGGGTCATCACCGGCTGGCTGGGCGGTCCCGTCTGGCTGCCGCTGGTGCCCGCCGTCACCGTCACCCCCCTCGTCACCTACGTCATCAACCGCCAGTGGGTATTCGGATAA
- a CDS encoding class I SAM-dependent methyltransferase has protein sequence MDRIVYDRMAAHDSTHWWYRARRDILADYLTRYAALPADARILEIGCGTGHNLPMLSGFGRVEAIEIDPAARAIAGERLGRPVGDAPLPALPGVERGAYDLVAVLDVVEHIEDDVAALKAMGGLLKPGGKILIAVPAHQWMWSAHDVVNHHHRRYSKATLAAAIERAGLRAKKLTYFNSLLFPLATAARLAGRMTGRDDSDDSPPPKPLNTAFETIFRLERHLVGRLPMTPGVSIVTLAEPK, from the coding sequence ATGGACCGCATCGTTTACGACCGTATGGCCGCGCATGATTCCACCCATTGGTGGTACCGCGCCCGCCGCGACATCCTGGCCGATTACCTCACCCGCTACGCCGCCCTGCCGGCCGATGCGCGCATCCTGGAAATCGGCTGCGGCACCGGCCACAACCTGCCGATGCTGAGCGGCTTCGGCCGGGTCGAGGCGATCGAGATCGACCCCGCCGCCCGTGCCATCGCCGGCGAACGCCTCGGCCGCCCGGTGGGCGACGCGCCCCTCCCCGCGCTTCCCGGTGTCGAGCGCGGCGCCTACGACCTCGTCGCGGTGCTCGACGTGGTCGAGCATATCGAGGATGACGTCGCTGCCCTGAAGGCGATGGGCGGCCTGTTGAAGCCGGGCGGCAAGATCCTGATCGCGGTGCCGGCGCATCAATGGATGTGGTCCGCGCACGACGTGGTGAACCACCACCATCGCCGCTATTCCAAGGCGACGCTGGCCGCCGCGATCGAGCGGGCCGGCCTGCGCGCGAAGAAGCTGACCTATTTCAACTCGCTGCTCTTCCCGCTCGCCACCGCCGCGCGCCTTGCCGGCCGCATGACGGGCCGCGACGACAGCGACGATTCACCCCCGCCGAAACCGCTCAACACAGCGTTCGAGACCATCTTCCGCCTGGAGCGCCACCTCGTCGGCCGCCTGCCGATGACCCCCGGCGTCTCCATCGTCACGCTGGCGGAGCCCAAATAA
- a CDS encoding glycosyltransferase family 2 protein — MNRPALSVVIPCYNEAACLALLHARVSAAARAAVGEDYEIVLINDGSRDESWAVMQQLSAADPRLVAINLSRNHGHQLALTAGLDLCSGAQILIIDADLQDPPELLADMRRTMVEQDADVVYAVRRKRAGETLFKKATAAIFYRMLDRMTDTAIPLDTGDFRLMSRRALDALMSLPEQARFIRGMVAWVGFRQVPFAYDRAERHAGETNYPLGKMMRLAFDAVTGFSTAPLRWASHVGLALTAVSLLLIVYIAVGWLSGSAVQGWTSTMLVNVVLGAVQMFVLGMIGEYLGRLYIESKRRPLYIVADVAGPVQGRATLGFRAEPVGVIQPTLPPEPVRPE; from the coding sequence ATGAATCGTCCCGCGCTGTCCGTCGTCATCCCCTGCTACAACGAAGCCGCGTGCCTGGCGCTGCTCCATGCCCGCGTATCGGCGGCAGCACGTGCGGCAGTGGGCGAGGATTACGAGATCGTCCTCATCAACGACGGATCGCGCGACGAGAGCTGGGCGGTGATGCAGCAGCTGTCCGCCGCCGACCCCCGGCTGGTGGCGATCAACCTGTCGCGCAACCACGGCCACCAGCTGGCGCTCACCGCCGGCCTGGACCTGTGCAGCGGCGCGCAGATCCTGATCATCGATGCCGATTTGCAGGACCCGCCCGAACTGCTCGCGGACATGCGGCGCACGATGGTCGAGCAGGATGCCGACGTGGTCTATGCGGTGCGGCGCAAGCGGGCGGGCGAGACGCTGTTCAAGAAGGCGACGGCGGCGATCTTCTACCGGATGCTCGACCGGATGACGGACACGGCGATCCCGCTGGATACCGGCGATTTCCGCCTGATGAGCCGCCGGGCGCTGGATGCGCTGATGTCGCTGCCCGAACAGGCGCGCTTCATCCGCGGCATGGTGGCATGGGTCGGGTTCCGGCAGGTGCCCTTCGCCTATGACCGCGCCGAGCGGCATGCGGGCGAAACCAACTATCCGCTGGGCAAGATGATGCGCCTCGCCTTCGATGCGGTGACGGGGTTTTCCACCGCGCCGCTGCGTTGGGCAAGCCATGTCGGGCTGGCGCTGACCGCGGTGTCGCTGCTGCTGATCGTCTATATCGCGGTGGGCTGGCTATCGGGATCGGCGGTGCAGGGCTGGACCTCGACCATGCTGGTCAACGTGGTGCTGGGCGCGGTGCAGATGTTCGTGCTGGGGATGATCGGCGAATATCTGGGGCGGCTGTATATCGAGTCGAAGCGGCGGCCGCTGTATATCGTGGCTGATGTCGCAGGGCCGGTGCAGGGGCGGGCGACGCTGGGGTTCCGGGCGGAGCCGGTGGGGGTGATCCAGCCCACGCTTCCTCCTGAACCCGTTCGTCCCGAGTAG
- a CDS encoding M48 family metalloprotease: protein MRHFITAAALVALTATPALAQTRAISASEKAQGARANPELLAEFGGPYRGPQAAYVERVGKRVAVQSGLSNAQGDFTVTLLNSPVENAFAIPGGYVYVTRQLLALMNSEAELASVLGHEVGHVAARHSQGRQRASTIGSILAAGAGLLTGSNLIGQGVSSAAQLGVLGYGRNQEYQADGLGVRYITAAGYDPYAAADMLSALGASSQLAQRTSGRDATAVPSWFSTHPNSEDRVRRAVKLAAETGRPETNPAQDTGFLRMLDGLPYDDDPSQGVIDGQTFRHPDLRLRFSAPSGYQIANGTDAVTVAGQGGQAQFQIGRGNDLAAAINARFATLAGNASSAAPAGELRSGTANGLSYAYRTARASANNRAVDATVVAYRFPSAIYTFTLVTPAGSGVGPFAPLLDSVATLTPAEAAAIKGKRVRIVTVKAGDTVDSLARQMAYRDYQRERFITLNGLDPDAPLTPGHLVKVIVNG, encoded by the coding sequence ATGCGCCATTTCATCACCGCTGCCGCGCTTGTCGCGCTGACCGCCACGCCCGCCCTTGCCCAGACGCGCGCCATCTCCGCGAGCGAGAAGGCGCAAGGGGCGCGGGCCAATCCCGAACTGCTCGCCGAATTTGGCGGGCCGTATCGCGGGCCGCAGGCGGCCTATGTGGAGCGGGTCGGCAAGCGGGTGGCGGTGCAGTCCGGCCTGTCGAACGCGCAGGGCGATTTCACCGTCACGCTGCTCAACTCGCCGGTGGAGAACGCCTTCGCGATCCCCGGCGGCTATGTCTATGTCACGCGGCAGTTGCTGGCGTTGATGAACTCCGAGGCCGAACTCGCCTCGGTGCTGGGGCACGAGGTCGGTCACGTCGCGGCGCGCCATTCGCAGGGGCGGCAGCGGGCGTCGACGATCGGATCGATCCTGGCGGCGGGCGCGGGGCTTCTCACCGGCAGCAACCTGATCGGGCAGGGGGTGAGCAGCGCGGCGCAACTGGGCGTGCTGGGCTATGGCCGCAACCAGGAATATCAGGCGGACGGGTTGGGCGTGCGCTACATCACCGCGGCCGGCTACGACCCCTATGCCGCCGCCGACATGCTGTCGGCGCTGGGCGCGTCCTCGCAACTGGCGCAGCGGACCTCGGGCCGCGACGCGACCGCGGTGCCGAGCTGGTTTTCGACCCACCCCAACAGCGAGGACCGGGTGCGCCGCGCGGTGAAGCTGGCGGCGGAAACGGGCCGGCCGGAGACGAACCCGGCGCAGGATACGGGCTTTCTGCGGATGCTGGACGGGCTGCCCTATGACGACGATCCCTCACAGGGGGTGATCGACGGGCAGACCTTCCGCCATCCGGACCTGCGGCTGCGCTTTTCGGCACCCAGCGGATACCAGATCGCCAACGGCACCGATGCGGTGACCGTCGCCGGGCAGGGCGGACAGGCACAGTTCCAGATCGGGCGCGGCAACGACTTGGCCGCGGCGATCAACGCGCGTTTCGCCACGCTTGCGGGCAATGCATCCTCGGCCGCCCCGGCGGGCGAGTTGCGGAGCGGAACGGCGAACGGCCTGTCCTATGCCTATCGCACCGCGCGGGCATCGGCCAACAACCGGGCGGTGGATGCGACGGTGGTCGCCTATCGCTTCCCCTCGGCCATCTATACCTTCACGCTGGTCACGCCGGCGGGCAGCGGTGTCGGGCCGTTCGCGCCGCTGCTCGACAGCGTCGCCACGCTGACCCCGGCGGAAGCGGCGGCGATCAAGGGCAAGCGGGTGCGGATCGTGACGGTAAAGGCGGGCGACACCGTCGACAGCCTGGCGCGGCAGATGGCGTACCGGGATTATCAGCGCGAGCGGTTCATCACGCTGAACGGACTGGACCCCGACGCGCCGCTGACGCCCGGCCATCTGGTGAAGGTGATCGTCAACGGGTGA
- the fliP gene encoding flagellar type III secretion system pore protein FliP (The bacterial flagellar biogenesis protein FliP forms a type III secretion system (T3SS)-type pore required for flagellar assembly.), whose protein sequence is MSISVTRRGTGPALIQGRAQAPRAGGGSRLIWILLAIVVAFFVAMPAFAQGTPAAPPAPGVGDAVDRALGQLGGGGTGQSGSLSLSLQVLIIMGLLTILPGILLMMTSFTRIVIVLAVLRQALGLQQTPPNQVLIGLSLFLSLFIMAPTINQMNSQAIQPYAEGRLAGTQMIQAAGAPLHAFMAKQTRVKDVTMFAQMAKSGPYASPNDIPYAVLLPAFVTSELKTAFQIGFLIFLPFIVIDLVVATVLMSLGMMMLSPSIISLPFKLLLFVLVDGWALTMGSLANSFAT, encoded by the coding sequence ATGAGCATCTCGGTCACGCGGCGCGGCACCGGGCCGGCGCTGATCCAGGGGCGCGCGCAGGCGCCGCGTGCGGGCGGCGGATCGCGGCTGATCTGGATCCTGCTGGCGATCGTGGTCGCCTTCTTCGTGGCGATGCCGGCCTTTGCGCAAGGCACACCCGCGGCCCCTCCCGCGCCGGGGGTGGGGGATGCGGTGGACCGCGCGCTGGGGCAGCTTGGCGGCGGGGGCACGGGCCAGTCCGGCTCGCTGTCGCTGTCGCTCCAGGTCCTGATCATCATGGGCCTGCTGACGATCCTGCCGGGCATCCTGTTGATGATGACCAGCTTTACCCGGATCGTGATCGTGCTGGCGGTGCTGCGCCAGGCGCTGGGCCTGCAACAGACACCGCCCAACCAGGTGCTGATCGGCCTGTCACTGTTCCTGTCGCTGTTCATCATGGCGCCGACGATCAACCAGATGAATAGCCAGGCCATCCAGCCCTATGCGGAAGGACGGCTGGCCGGCACGCAGATGATCCAGGCCGCCGGCGCGCCGCTTCACGCCTTCATGGCCAAGCAGACGCGGGTGAAGGACGTGACGATGTTCGCGCAGATGGCGAAATCAGGGCCCTATGCCTCGCCGAACGACATTCCCTATGCGGTGCTGCTCCCCGCCTTCGTCACCAGCGAACTGAAGACCGCGTTCCAGATCGGGTTCCTGATCTTTCTGCCGTTCATCGTCATCGATCTGGTGGTCGCCACCGTGCTGATGTCGCTGGGCATGATGATGTTGTCGCCCTCGATCATCTCGCTGCCGTTCAAGCTGTTGCTGTTCGTGCTGGTCGATGGATGGGCGCTGACCATGGGCAGCCTGGCGAACAGTTTCGCGACATAG
- a CDS encoding flagellar biosynthetic protein FliO has translation MMWSYILKLVVLLPLVCGLMIGCLYAWRKLETRLPGKTQARTIAVKETMMISPGLRLAVIDFEGRRLLVSVGRGGVTLVDKIDAAGEPSGLGRFVPDRNHRA, from the coding sequence ATGATGTGGTCCTATATCCTGAAGCTGGTCGTGCTGTTGCCGCTGGTCTGCGGCCTGATGATCGGGTGCCTTTATGCTTGGCGCAAGCTGGAGACGCGCCTGCCGGGCAAGACGCAGGCGCGCACGATCGCGGTCAAGGAGACGATGATGATCTCGCCCGGCCTGCGGCTGGCGGTGATCGATTTCGAGGGGCGGCGGCTGCTCGTCTCGGTCGGGCGCGGCGGGGTGACGCTGGTCGACAAAATCGACGCGGCGGGTGAGCCGAGCGGCCTCGGCCGCTTCGTGCCGGACAGGAACCACCGGGCATGA
- the fliN gene encoding flagellar motor switch protein FliN, giving the protein MNDMTGGFPIDGSVTANFRLLQDVDVKLTVEIGSTQLSLRELLALGESSVIELDRRANELLDVFVNGTLIGRGEVVTVGDRFGVRMTELVNPDKRA; this is encoded by the coding sequence ATGAACGACATGACCGGCGGTTTTCCGATCGATGGATCGGTGACCGCCAATTTCCGGCTGCTCCAGGACGTGGACGTGAAGCTGACCGTCGAGATCGGATCGACGCAGCTGTCGCTGCGCGAACTGCTGGCGCTGGGCGAATCGAGCGTGATTGAGCTGGACCGCCGCGCCAACGAACTGCTGGACGTGTTCGTCAACGGCACGCTGATCGGCCGGGGCGAAGTGGTGACGGTGGGCGACCGCTTCGGCGTGCGCATGACCGAGCTCGTCAATCCCGACAAGCGCGCCTGA